A DNA window from Shumkonia mesophila contains the following coding sequences:
- a CDS encoding HAD-IIB family hydrolase, whose protein sequence is MKPLSEFPVDARRRIRGVFTDIDDTMTTDGKLTARAYAACEHLHDAGFMVVPITGRPAGWCDHIARMWPVDGVVGENGAFYFRYDAARRTLTKRFLLADRERVANRRRLDALRDEILARVPGTAVASDQLYREADLAIDYCEDVPELKREAVGRIVAIMTAAGATAKVSSIHVNGWFGAYDKLSMTRIMMAECFDIDVDAARESFVFIGDSPNDAPMFGFFPNAVGTANVRRFEGELDAAPTYITKRDAGAGFAELAEALIDARR, encoded by the coding sequence ATGAAGCCTCTCAGCGAGTTCCCTGTCGACGCGCGCCGCCGCATCCGCGGTGTCTTCACCGACATCGACGACACCATGACAACGGACGGCAAGCTGACGGCCCGGGCCTACGCGGCCTGCGAGCACCTTCACGACGCCGGCTTCATGGTCGTTCCCATTACCGGCCGCCCGGCCGGGTGGTGCGACCACATCGCGCGCATGTGGCCGGTCGATGGCGTGGTGGGCGAAAACGGGGCCTTTTATTTCCGCTACGATGCGGCCAGGCGCACCCTGACCAAGCGATTCCTGCTCGCCGATCGCGAGCGGGTGGCCAACCGCCGGCGCCTGGACGCCCTGCGCGACGAAATCCTGGCCCGGGTGCCGGGGACGGCGGTCGCCTCCGACCAGCTTTATCGCGAGGCGGACCTCGCCATCGACTATTGCGAGGACGTGCCCGAACTGAAGCGCGAGGCGGTCGGGCGCATCGTCGCCATCATGACGGCCGCGGGGGCCACGGCCAAGGTCAGTTCCATCCACGTCAACGGATGGTTCGGCGCCTACGACAAGCTGTCGATGACCCGCATCATGATGGCGGAATGCTTCGATATCGATGTGGATGCCGCCAGGGAATCCTTCGTTTTTATCGGCGATTCGCCCAATGACGCACCGATGTTCGGATTCTTTCCGAACGCGGTGGGAACGGCCAACGTCCGCCGTTTCGAGGGTGAACTGGACGCGGCGCCGACCTATATCACCAAAAGAGACGCCGGGGCGGGTTTTGCCGAACTGGCCGAGGCCTTGATCGACGCCAGGCGATAA
- a CDS encoding formate--tetrahydrofolate ligase, which translates to MARKVRKTTPSKPASDLEISRQAALKPIEEIGAKLGIPAAALYRYGDYKAKISNAFIDGLKGRPEGRLILVTAMTPTPAGEGKTTTSVGLADGLNRIGKKTIVCLREPSLGPCFGVKGGAAGGGYAQVAPMEDINLHFTGDFHAIGAANNLLAALIDNHVYWSNGLNIDPRRVTWRRVMDMNDRALRSIVCSLGGIANGFPREDGFDITPASEVMAILCLAEDIADLRRRLGNIIIGHTRDRQPIRARELKADGPMAVLLRDAMMPNLVQTLENNPAILHGGPFANIAHGCNSVIATRTALRLADYVVTEAGFGADLGAEKFFDIKCRKAGLEPDAAVLVATVRALKMHGGVERADLEKENLDALEKGIENLERHVENLRNFGVPQVVVLNRFSADTDAEIDLVRQHCAELDVRVAVANHWTEGGAGAEGLARDVVDLIEERPSEFRPLYPDNMPLWDKVRTVAQTIYGARGIIADKKIRDHFKELQADGFGHFPVCIAKTQYSFSTDPNLKGAPGNHVVPIREIRLAGGAEFLVVLCGEIMTMPGLPKVPAAHHMFVDDNARIEGLF; encoded by the coding sequence ATGGCAAGAAAGGTGCGTAAAACCACTCCGTCCAAGCCGGCCAGCGATCTTGAAATCTCGCGACAGGCCGCCCTCAAGCCCATCGAGGAGATCGGTGCCAAGCTGGGAATCCCGGCGGCGGCGCTCTACCGCTATGGCGACTACAAGGCCAAGATCTCCAACGCCTTCATCGACGGCCTGAAGGGGCGTCCCGAGGGCCGCCTGATTCTGGTCACGGCGATGACTCCGACGCCGGCCGGCGAAGGCAAGACCACGACCTCGGTCGGGCTGGCCGACGGCCTCAACCGCATCGGCAAGAAGACCATCGTGTGCCTGCGCGAGCCTAGCCTTGGGCCCTGCTTCGGCGTCAAGGGCGGGGCCGCGGGGGGCGGATACGCCCAGGTGGCGCCGATGGAGGACATCAACCTTCATTTCACGGGCGACTTCCACGCCATCGGCGCGGCCAACAACCTGCTGGCCGCTCTTATCGACAACCACGTCTATTGGAGCAACGGGCTCAACATCGATCCCCGGCGGGTCACCTGGCGGCGGGTCATGGACATGAACGACCGCGCGCTGCGCTCGATCGTCTGTTCGCTGGGCGGCATCGCCAACGGTTTCCCGCGCGAGGACGGCTTCGACATCACGCCGGCCTCCGAGGTCATGGCCATCCTTTGCCTGGCCGAGGATATCGCCGACCTGCGCCGGCGCCTGGGTAACATCATCATCGGCCACACGCGCGACCGCCAGCCGATCCGGGCCCGCGAGCTCAAGGCCGACGGGCCGATGGCCGTGCTGCTGCGCGACGCCATGATGCCTAACCTGGTGCAGACGCTGGAAAACAACCCGGCCATCCTGCACGGCGGGCCGTTCGCCAATATCGCGCACGGCTGCAATTCGGTGATCGCCACGCGCACCGCGCTCCGGCTGGCCGACTACGTGGTGACGGAGGCGGGGTTCGGCGCCGATCTCGGGGCCGAGAAGTTTTTCGACATCAAGTGCCGGAAGGCTGGGCTGGAGCCGGATGCCGCCGTCCTGGTCGCCACCGTGCGGGCTCTCAAGATGCATGGCGGCGTGGAACGCGCCGATCTCGAGAAGGAGAACCTCGACGCCCTGGAGAAGGGCATCGAAAACCTTGAACGCCACGTCGAGAACCTGAGGAACTTCGGGGTGCCGCAGGTGGTCGTGCTGAACCGCTTCAGCGCCGATACCGACGCCGAGATCGATCTGGTGCGCCAGCACTGCGCCGAACTGGACGTCCGGGTGGCGGTCGCCAACCATTGGACGGAAGGCGGGGCCGGGGCCGAGGGCTTGGCTCGCGACGTGGTCGACCTGATCGAGGAGCGGCCCAGCGAGTTCAGGCCGCTTTACCCCGACAACATGCCGCTGTGGGACAAGGTGCGCACCGTGGCCCAGACGATCTATGGGGCTCGGGGCATCATCGCCGACAAGAAAATCCGCGACCACTTCAAGGAACTGCAGGCCGATGGCTTCGGCCATTTCCCCGTCTGCATCGCCAAGACGCAGTACAGCTTCTCGACCGACCCCAACCTGAAGGGCGCCCCCGGCAACCATGTCGTTCCCATCCGCGAGATCCGGCTGGCCGGCGGCGCCGAGTTCCTGGTGGTGCTGTGCGGCGAGATCATGACCATGCCGGGTCTGCCCAAGGTGCCGGCGGCCCATCACATGTTCGTCGACGACAACGCCCGCATCGAAGGGCTTTTCTGA
- a CDS encoding MFS transporter, whose amino-acid sequence MPTAIQRLTGIGWKEQRPALLVGFGHGGTHWIVATLYLILPFVAKDLGLSYSEVGFLVAAFHASSTAANFGSGLVVDVTGRKAIFLLLSLIIGTAAFSVFALGPVFPVQVLMVACIGASTNLWHPAAISLLSERYPRHKGYALSLHVTGASIGDSLAPLVAGFLIAALTWQGTAFMGTVPAFLGALLIAALLVRNERPSIRGDRRVTGFRDYLTGIKELVSNKAVLSLCLMSGFRNMTVNGLQVFLPLYLADVMRISPIWMGAAMTTLQVGAIFGSPIAGVASDRMSRRTIMMAGLTASTAVLLALTVVENNIVFISGVSILGFMLFSVRPVIQSWLMDLTPPRVSGSATSLLFGIQSALSALAPAIGGMMADAWGLRSVFLMLGGTILIANLLTFLLPREDASQR is encoded by the coding sequence TTGCCCACCGCAATCCAACGCCTCACCGGCATCGGCTGGAAAGAGCAGAGACCGGCCCTTCTTGTCGGCTTCGGCCATGGCGGCACCCACTGGATCGTCGCCACTCTTTATCTGATTTTGCCGTTTGTCGCCAAGGATCTTGGGCTTTCCTACTCGGAAGTCGGCTTTCTCGTCGCGGCGTTTCACGCCAGTTCGACGGCGGCCAACTTCGGCAGCGGACTGGTGGTCGACGTCACCGGCCGCAAGGCGATCTTTCTGCTGCTCTCGCTGATCATCGGCACCGCAGCCTTCTCCGTATTCGCGCTGGGGCCGGTCTTTCCCGTACAGGTCCTGATGGTCGCGTGCATCGGGGCCTCGACGAACCTTTGGCACCCGGCCGCCATCTCCCTCCTTTCCGAACGCTACCCCCGCCACAAGGGATATGCCTTGTCCCTGCACGTGACGGGAGCCAGCATCGGCGATTCGCTGGCACCGCTCGTTGCCGGATTCCTGATCGCCGCCTTGACTTGGCAGGGCACCGCCTTCATGGGCACCGTGCCCGCCTTTCTCGGCGCGCTGCTGATCGCCGCCCTGCTGGTTCGCAACGAGCGGCCATCGATTCGCGGCGATCGCCGCGTCACCGGGTTTCGCGACTATCTGACCGGCATCAAGGAACTGGTTTCCAACAAGGCCGTCCTCAGCCTCTGCCTGATGTCGGGCTTTCGCAACATGACGGTCAACGGCCTTCAGGTCTTCCTGCCGCTATACTTGGCCGACGTCATGCGCATCTCGCCCATTTGGATGGGCGCCGCCATGACGACGCTGCAGGTCGGCGCCATTTTCGGATCGCCGATTGCCGGCGTGGCATCCGACCGCATGAGCCGGCGCACCATCATGATGGCCGGGCTCACCGCTTCTACCGCCGTGCTGCTCGCCCTCACCGTGGTCGAGAACAACATCGTCTTCATCAGCGGCGTGTCGATCTTGGGATTCATGCTGTTCAGCGTCCGTCCGGTCATCCAGAGCTGGCTGATGGACCTGACGCCGCCGCGCGTCAGCGGCAGCGCGACCAGCCTGCTGTTCGGCATCCAGTCGGCGCTCTCGGCCCTTGCCCCCGCCATCGGCGGTATGATGGCCGACGCCTGGGGCCTGCGCTCCGTTTTCCTGATGCTGGGCGGCACCATCCTCATCGCCAACCTGCTGACCTTCCTGCTGCCGAGGGAGGACGCCTCGCAACGCTAG
- the hpnC gene encoding squalene synthase HpnC has translation MTGTLPGRSATAAFASSIETPSGKDVAYENFPVGSWLLPAALRPHIAIFYAFARAADDIADSPDLAPEDKVARLDAFEAAVCGRAGDEPHLATARRMRESLATTRVEVRHCVDLLTAFRQDATKLRYRDWDDLIGYCLLSAAPVGRYLLDLHGGSRAGYAASDALCMGLQVINHLQDCRDDYRQLDRIYLPQDWMHQAGARVEDLDATTSSPALRQVIDLTLDGTERLLATARALPAGLISRRLAMESGAILAIADRLVDKLRRGDPLGPRIELGKSRFLWCCLRGAIAGLA, from the coding sequence ATGACCGGAACCCTTCCAGGACGCTCCGCGACTGCCGCATTCGCTTCCTCGATCGAAACGCCGTCCGGCAAGGACGTCGCCTACGAGAATTTTCCCGTCGGGTCGTGGCTTCTGCCGGCCGCGCTGCGCCCGCACATCGCCATCTTCTACGCCTTCGCCCGGGCGGCCGACGATATTGCCGACAGCCCGGACCTGGCCCCCGAGGACAAGGTGGCCCGGCTCGACGCCTTCGAGGCGGCAGTATGCGGGCGTGCCGGCGACGAGCCGCACCTGGCGACCGCGCGCCGTATGCGCGAGAGCCTCGCCACGACGAGGGTTGAGGTGCGCCACTGCGTCGACCTGCTGACGGCGTTTCGGCAGGATGCCACTAAGCTGCGCTACCGGGACTGGGACGATCTGATCGGCTATTGCCTGCTGTCGGCGGCGCCGGTGGGCCGTTATCTTCTCGACCTGCACGGCGGATCGCGGGCCGGCTATGCGGCTTCCGACGCGCTCTGTATGGGCCTGCAGGTGATCAATCATCTTCAGGACTGCCGGGACGACTACCGCCAGCTCGATCGCATCTATCTGCCCCAGGACTGGATGCACCAAGCCGGCGCCCGCGTCGAGGATCTCGACGCGACGACCTCGAGTCCGGCCCTGCGCCAAGTCATCGACCTGACGCTCGACGGCACCGAGCGGCTGCTGGCAACGGCGCGGGCGCTTCCCGCCGGGCTGATTTCGCGCCGCCTGGCCATGGAATCCGGGGCGATTTTGGCCATCGCCGATCGTCTGGTGGACAAGCTGCGCCGGGGCGATCCATTGGGGCCCCGCATCGAGCTGGGCAAATCGCGGTTCCTGTGGTGCTGTTTGCGCGGCGCCATCGCCGGCCTGGCGTGA
- a CDS encoding glycosyltransferase: MTALAGLSLVSLLAWLWLLFLRGGFWRADQRLAEEGGAERGSWPAVAVVVPARDEAETIGATVSSLLSQDYPGPLAVIVIDDGSADGTTGRATEAASGDSRFHLLPGRPLPVGWTGKLWAVAQGVDVAATAMPDAEFLLLTDADIVHDGANLRRLVGKAAGDNLDLVSLMVHLRCESFWEKLLIPAFVFFFQKLFPFAWVNSARKSTAAAAGGCMLVRRAALEAAGGIAAIRGRLIDDCALAALLKGRGRIWLGLASKTISLRRYDRLSGIARMVARTAFEQLGNSPALLAGTLAGMIVLYAVPPAALVVGLVAGDLPMAIFGGLGWAAMTVAYSPIVRLYRLSLPRAAALPIAAVLYTVFTLESARRTWRGEGGAWKGRSYRGGVPGKG; the protein is encoded by the coding sequence GTGACCGCGCTTGCCGGGCTCTCCCTTGTTTCCCTGTTGGCTTGGCTCTGGCTGCTGTTCCTGCGTGGCGGCTTCTGGCGCGCCGACCAGCGTCTGGCCGAGGAGGGCGGTGCGGAGCGGGGCTCGTGGCCGGCGGTGGCGGTGGTGGTGCCGGCGCGCGACGAGGCGGAAACCATCGGCGCCACGGTCTCCTCGCTGCTTTCCCAGGATTATCCGGGGCCGCTTGCGGTCATTGTGATCGACGACGGCAGCGCCGACGGCACGACAGGCCGGGCGACCGAGGCGGCGAGCGGCGATTCGCGATTCCACCTGCTGCCGGGACGGCCGCTGCCGGTGGGGTGGACCGGCAAGCTATGGGCCGTCGCCCAGGGAGTGGACGTGGCCGCGACGGCGATGCCGGACGCCGAGTTCCTGCTGTTGACCGACGCCGATATCGTGCACGACGGCGCCAACCTGCGTCGGCTCGTCGGTAAGGCGGCCGGCGACAACCTGGATTTGGTGTCGCTGATGGTTCACCTTCGCTGCGAGTCCTTCTGGGAAAAGCTGCTGATTCCCGCCTTCGTGTTCTTCTTCCAGAAGCTGTTCCCCTTCGCCTGGGTCAATAGCGCCCGCAAGTCGACGGCGGCGGCGGCCGGTGGGTGCATGCTGGTGCGCCGCGCCGCGCTGGAGGCGGCCGGTGGCATCGCTGCGATCCGCGGCCGCCTGATCGACGATTGCGCGCTGGCGGCCCTGCTCAAGGGGCGGGGGCGGATCTGGCTGGGATTGGCGAGCAAAACCATCAGCCTGCGCCGCTATGACCGTTTGTCGGGGATCGCGCGGATGGTCGCCCGGACCGCCTTCGAGCAGTTGGGCAATTCCCCGGCGCTGCTGGCGGGCACGTTGGCGGGAATGATCGTCCTTTACGCCGTGCCGCCGGCGGCCCTTGTCGTGGGTCTGGTTGCCGGCGATCTGCCGATGGCCATCTTCGGCGGTCTCGGTTGGGCGGCGATGACGGTGGCCTACTCGCCGATCGTCCGCCTCTACCGGCTGTCTTTGCCGAGGGCTGCGGCGCTTCCCATAGCAGCAGTCCTCTACACGGTCTTCACCCTGGAATCGGCGCGCCGCACGTGGCGGGGCGAGGGCGGCGCCTGGAAGGGGCGAAGCTACCGGGGCGGCGTTCCCGGCAAGGGATGA
- a CDS encoding MlaC/ttg2D family ABC transporter substrate-binding protein, with the protein MLKRGYLLFVLLVGAFVLMGTGGAPAADDADARAGKFIEALADKAIAALTEKDVSREQRLTRFRDLLDEHFAVDTIGRWVLGRHWNDATEAERKEYLSLFEDLVVVTYVDRFNSYSGEKLAVFKTVPATGGDLLVNSQITRPAGGEPLDVAWRVRDYDGRLKIVDVIVAGVSMGQTQRSEFTSVIRRTGGQVEGLLAKLREDLKKGA; encoded by the coding sequence ATGCTGAAACGAGGATACCTTCTTTTCGTGCTCCTGGTGGGGGCGTTTGTCCTGATGGGAACGGGCGGCGCGCCCGCTGCCGACGATGCCGATGCGCGCGCCGGAAAGTTCATTGAAGCCCTGGCCGACAAGGCGATCGCCGCCTTGACGGAGAAGGACGTTTCGCGCGAGCAGCGGCTAACCCGCTTTCGCGACCTGCTGGACGAGCATTTCGCCGTCGACACCATCGGCCGCTGGGTTCTGGGCCGGCACTGGAACGACGCGACCGAGGCCGAACGCAAGGAATACCTGTCGCTGTTCGAGGACCTGGTCGTCGTCACCTATGTCGACCGTTTCAATTCTTATTCGGGCGAAAAGCTGGCCGTCTTCAAAACGGTTCCGGCGACCGGCGGCGATTTGCTGGTCAATTCGCAGATTACCCGGCCGGCCGGCGGCGAGCCGCTCGACGTGGCCTGGCGGGTTCGGGACTACGACGGACGGCTGAAAATCGTCGATGTCATCGTCGCCGGCGTCAGCATGGGCCAGACGCAACGCTCCGAGTTCACCTCGGTTATCCGCCGGACCGGCGGCCAGGTGGAAGGGCTGCTGGCGAAACTGCGCGAGGATCTGAAGAAGGGAGCATGA
- the hpnE gene encoding hydroxysqualene dehydroxylase HpnE: MAPRTFVIGAGMAGLSCAVGLSSLGREVEVLESAPHAGGRCRSYFDDHLGRRIDNGNHLLLSGNSATLSYLSEVGADDTLAGPDRAEFAFYDLERRAGWTIRPNAGRLPWWILAPSRRVPGTSAWDYFRAARLAGAGPSETVAQVLDDGGPLYRRFWHPFALAVMNTDPKEASAALLWPVVRETLGRGETAYRPRIARVGLSESLVDPALACLRTRGVEVGFGRRVRRLERTGDRVTAIDLGERQIAVGEEDSVVLAVPAAVCASLLPDLVVPTEYRAILNVHFRHADTPPGLPSMVGLVGGVAQWLFCRQDMVSVTVSAADAVEGPPEKIASRIWAEISQVLGCGGTKMPPFRVVKEKRATFAQTPEQTRRRPPARTSWRNLVLAGDWTDTGLPATIEGAVRSGRKAAEAVSHLSDGP; encoded by the coding sequence GTGGCGCCGCGCACTTTCGTCATCGGGGCCGGCATGGCCGGGCTGTCCTGCGCGGTGGGGCTCTCGTCGCTCGGCCGGGAGGTCGAGGTCCTGGAAAGTGCCCCACATGCCGGTGGGCGCTGCCGGTCCTATTTCGACGACCATCTGGGCCGGCGGATCGACAACGGCAACCATCTGCTGCTGAGCGGCAACAGCGCCACCCTTTCCTACCTGTCGGAAGTGGGGGCGGACGACACGCTGGCAGGGCCAGACCGCGCCGAATTCGCCTTCTACGATCTCGAGCGGCGGGCTGGCTGGACGATCCGCCCCAACGCCGGCCGCCTGCCGTGGTGGATTTTGGCGCCGTCGCGCCGGGTTCCCGGGACGAGTGCCTGGGACTATTTTCGCGCCGCCCGTTTGGCCGGAGCCGGCCCGTCGGAGACCGTGGCCCAGGTGCTAGACGACGGCGGTCCCCTTTACCGCCGCTTCTGGCATCCCTTCGCCTTGGCTGTCATGAACACCGACCCCAAGGAGGCGTCGGCCGCGCTCTTGTGGCCGGTCGTGCGCGAAACGCTGGGGCGCGGTGAAACGGCCTATCGTCCGCGTATCGCCCGGGTCGGATTGTCGGAAAGCTTGGTCGATCCGGCGCTGGCCTGTTTGAGGACACGGGGGGTTGAGGTCGGCTTTGGGCGGCGTGTCCGGAGGCTCGAACGGACGGGCGACCGGGTGACCGCCATCGACCTGGGCGAGCGCCAAATCGCCGTCGGCGAGGAGGATTCAGTCGTTCTTGCGGTTCCGGCAGCCGTGTGCGCATCGCTTCTGCCCGACCTCGTCGTTCCCACAGAGTACAGGGCCATCCTCAATGTTCATTTCCGGCATGCCGACACGCCGCCCGGATTGCCGTCGATGGTCGGCTTGGTGGGCGGCGTGGCGCAGTGGCTGTTCTGCCGGCAGGACATGGTTTCGGTCACGGTGAGTGCGGCGGACGCCGTCGAGGGGCCGCCCGAGAAAATCGCCAGCCGTATATGGGCGGAAATTTCACAAGTCCTGGGATGCGGCGGAACGAAGATGCCACCTTTCCGGGTCGTCAAGGAAAAGCGGGCCACATTTGCGCAGACGCCGGAACAAACGCGCCGCCGGCCGCCGGCACGGACGTCCTGGCGAAACCTTGTCCTTGCCGGCGATTGGACCGATACCGGCCTGCCGGCAACGATCGAAGGGGCGGTCCGATCCGGAAGAAAAGCGGCGGAAGCGGTCAGCCATCTTTCCGACGGGCCTTGA
- a CDS encoding enoyl-CoA hydratase-related protein, with protein sequence MGHDLSVEFDINDQVTVEAVEMFRPDLIIAPYLRRAIPETVWRRHVCLIVHPGIKGDRGPSALDWAILGGEREWGVTVLQAAAEMDAGDIWASVPFAMRPGAKSSLYRREVTDAAAEAVLLAVERFAAGAFRPEPLDASVPDVRGTWHPLMREEDRAIDWRCDDTETILRKIRSADGFPGVRDRIGGVEFALFDAHPEAALRGPPGDIVGKRHEAICRATTDGAVWITHLKPAPADNERSFKRPAVLALGTMLEDVPEIPASGAETTWRDIWYEEKGAVGYLFFPFYNGAMGTAQCQRLEAAYRKACACDTRVVVLMGGEEFWSNGLHLGAIEAADSAPEESWHNINAMDDLCRAILTTGSHLTVAALRGNAGAGGVFLALAADRVMAASRIVLNPHYKNMGNLYGSEYWTYRLPKRVGAAGVEEVMGRRLPIGARQAAGIGLIDGCFEARGEALDAAIRAYAEDLAGDSFAETVRRKNERRQADERKKPLESYRREELERLRLNFFGFDPSYHVARYHFIRKLPLARTPFYLARHRRIGPRSG encoded by the coding sequence ATGGGGCACGACCTCTCGGTCGAGTTCGACATCAACGACCAGGTGACGGTCGAAGCGGTCGAGATGTTCCGTCCGGACCTCATCATCGCTCCCTACCTGCGGCGGGCCATTCCGGAAACGGTGTGGCGCCGCCACGTCTGCCTGATCGTCCATCCGGGCATCAAGGGCGACCGCGGGCCATCGGCGCTCGACTGGGCGATCCTCGGGGGCGAGCGCGAATGGGGCGTCACCGTCCTGCAGGCGGCGGCGGAAATGGACGCCGGCGACATCTGGGCTTCGGTGCCGTTCGCCATGCGACCGGGCGCCAAGAGCAGCCTTTACCGGCGAGAGGTGACGGACGCGGCGGCGGAGGCCGTGCTGCTGGCGGTCGAGCGCTTCGCCGCTGGGGCTTTCAGGCCCGAGCCGCTGGATGCGTCGGTGCCTGACGTGCGCGGCACCTGGCATCCACTGATGAGGGAGGAAGACCGCGCCATCGACTGGCGATGCGACGACACCGAAACGATCCTTCGCAAGATCCGCTCGGCGGATGGATTCCCCGGCGTGCGCGACCGTATCGGAGGTGTCGAATTCGCCCTCTTCGACGCCCATCCCGAGGCCGCGCTGCGCGGCCCACCGGGCGACATCGTCGGCAAACGCCACGAAGCCATCTGCCGGGCGACGACGGACGGCGCGGTGTGGATCACCCATCTGAAGCCGGCCCCGGCCGACAACGAGCGAAGCTTCAAGCGGCCCGCCGTCCTGGCCCTCGGCACGATGCTGGAGGACGTACCCGAAATCCCGGCTTCCGGCGCCGAAACCACGTGGCGGGACATCTGGTACGAAGAAAAGGGAGCGGTCGGTTACCTTTTCTTCCCCTTCTACAACGGCGCCATGGGCACCGCCCAGTGCCAGCGCCTGGAAGCCGCCTATCGCAAAGCCTGCGCGTGCGATACCCGGGTCGTCGTGCTGATGGGCGGCGAGGAATTCTGGTCGAACGGCCTGCATCTGGGAGCCATCGAGGCGGCCGACAGCGCACCCGAGGAATCGTGGCACAACATCAATGCCATGGACGACCTCTGCCGGGCCATCCTCACTACCGGCAGCCACTTGACGGTGGCGGCGCTGCGCGGCAACGCCGGGGCGGGCGGGGTGTTTCTGGCCCTGGCGGCCGACCGCGTCATGGCGGCCTCGCGAATTGTGCTCAACCCGCACTACAAGAACATGGGCAACCTCTATGGTTCCGAATACTGGACCTATCGGCTGCCGAAACGGGTGGGCGCGGCGGGAGTCGAGGAGGTCATGGGGCGGAGGCTGCCGATAGGCGCTCGGCAGGCGGCCGGGATCGGCCTGATCGACGGCTGTTTCGAGGCCAGGGGCGAGGCGCTCGACGCCGCCATCCGGGCCTATGCCGAGGATCTGGCGGGCGATTCCTTCGCCGAAACCGTGCGCCGGAAGAACGAACGGCGGCAAGCCGACGAGCGGAAAAAGCCGCTCGAATCCTATCGCCGCGAAGAGTTGGAACGCCTGCGCCTCAACTTCTTCGGCTTCGATCCCAGCTATCACGTTGCCCGCTATCACTTCATCCGCAAGCTGCCGCTGGCGCGGACGCCCTTCTATTTGGCCCGGCACCGGCGAATCGGTCCGCGGAGCGGCTAG
- the hpnD gene encoding presqualene diphosphate synthase HpnD → MTNPTAPAAADPAAFVDNAVTNSGSSFLTAMRFLPPDKRQAMYALYAYCREVDDIADESGTPEEKRQRLAEWRVEIERMFNGAPGMPISCVLSDAVARFDLQKADLLALIDGMEMDAARTVRIADEAELALYCDRVACSVGRLSNRIFGVAPEASDALARALGDALQMTNILRDLAEDAERDRLYVPISLLGAHGISEVDDAAGILAHPRFPEACAALAAKTRRQYAVARAIMAGCERRAVRPAAIMMEVYRAILLRLEARGWRHLDKAVAVPRLLKLWIALRHGVL, encoded by the coding sequence ATGACCAACCCAACCGCCCCTGCCGCCGCCGATCCGGCGGCTTTCGTCGATAATGCCGTGACCAATTCGGGAAGCTCCTTCCTGACGGCGATGCGATTTCTGCCGCCCGACAAGCGCCAGGCGATGTATGCGCTCTACGCGTATTGCCGGGAAGTCGACGATATCGCCGACGAGTCCGGCACACCGGAAGAGAAACGGCAGCGTCTGGCCGAATGGCGGGTGGAAATCGAGCGGATGTTCAACGGCGCGCCGGGCATGCCGATTTCCTGTGTCCTGTCCGATGCGGTTGCCCGGTTCGATTTGCAGAAAGCCGACCTGTTGGCGCTGATCGATGGCATGGAGATGGACGCCGCCCGCACGGTGCGCATCGCCGACGAGGCGGAACTGGCGCTGTACTGCGATCGGGTCGCCTGCTCGGTGGGACGGCTGTCGAACCGCATTTTCGGGGTCGCGCCCGAAGCCAGTGACGCCCTGGCCCGTGCGTTGGGCGACGCCCTGCAGATGACCAACATTCTGCGCGACCTTGCCGAGGACGCGGAGCGGGATCGGCTTTACGTACCGATCAGCCTTCTCGGTGCCCACGGCATCTCCGAGGTCGACGACGCGGCTGGCATTCTGGCCCATCCGCGATTTCCCGAAGCCTGTGCGGCGCTGGCGGCCAAGACCCGCCGGCAGTACGCCGTGGCGCGGGCAATCATGGCCGGCTGCGAACGGCGGGCGGTGCGGCCGGCCGCCATCATGATGGAGGTTTACCGGGCCATTCTCCTGCGCCTGGAAGCCCGAGGCTGGCGGCATCTGGACAAGGCGGTGGCCGTGCCCCGGCTGCTCAAGCTGTGGATCGCCCTGCGTCACGGAGTGCTCTAG